GTATGCCACATGAAAGCAGTACCAATACTGGATCATTTAAGATCTGACTAGTCTTCAAACAGTTCATCGGAATTATTTCAGTGCTAGCAGTGTAAAAAGGCTCTATTTTAATGTTTAGACACTGTATTTATAGAGACCACCCTGACACCATTTGATTCAGTGTAATTCGTGAGTTTGTCAGAGTCACATACCCTGAGGTGaggtatatataaatacactGGTACTCGGAGGGTTCCCAGGTTTCAAACTATTAAGCCTTACAAGTAAGTACTCAGCAGATGATGAGAAATCGTAAAACTAAAGTGCGTAAAATGTGGAAGAATGAACTTTAACATTGTTTCGCATCGTGTTTCGTAATATTATGTCTCAACATAAGCTGTGTACAACCGAATTTCATCAAATGATTTTTCTGAAAATATTTACTCTGAATACAGTTAAATTGGAatcaaaatatattaaataataactaaTTTATTTTCAATAGTCTGTAGCATCATAGTCATGGCAACCAAATACTGCACCAGCAACAGGAATCACTGCAGATCTTTGATAACATTATACATCATGACGTCATAAAAAATTATGTTTACATAAACGAGGTTTATTTCccatagcctcctcctcctccagagccgccaccgccacctccatggccaccaccaccaccgccaccgccatgaccaccaccaccaccacctccatgaccaccaccaccaccgccaccgccatgaccaccaccaccaccacctccatgaccaccaccaccaccaccaccaccacctccatagcTTCCAAGACTCAAAGTACTGGATGAAGAACCGGCGCCAtagcctccgccaccaccactaccaccgcctcCATAGCCGCCACCTCcttggccgccaccaccgccacctccgTGGCCGCCACCTCcttggccgccaccaccgccacctccgTGGCCGCCACCTCCATTGCCGCCACCACCGCCTCCATGACCGCGAAAATTGAAGCTGCTGGTAGAAGTACCACCAGAATAACCGCCGCCGCCATCACCTCCatggccgccaccgccaccgcctccATGGCCGCCGCTGCCACCGCCTCCatggccgccgccgccaccgcctccatggccgccaccgccgccacctcctccatagccgccaccgccgccaccgccacctccgcctccatgtcCACCTGGCCTGGCCAAGCCAGAAACGGCCAGCATGGCCAAGGCCAAGGACACTAACACGAACTTCTGAAATTGCATCAACATTCAataatgtactggtgttacttcaGAACCAACTGAATGTTAAATTGGAAGTTAACTTGAGAGGAAAATTATCTGTTTCTGTTGAAGTGAAGTTTTCCAGCCGACTTTAGGATAAAGTAACTGTGACGTGGCAGTGACAGTACTGAGCTTACTGTCAAATGTATGAGCTTAATGTAGTATAACTGccaagtaaaactaaaaccaggatatatatatatatatatatatatatatatatatatatatatatatatatatatatatatatatatatatatatatatatatatatatatatatatatatatatatactcactgaaaactcacaccccaaaagtgactcgaacccatactgccagaagcaatgcatctgatgtacaggatcccttaaccactcgaacaacacaaccggacaaaagaggatggtagccgaggctatttctatccccccgccggcactcggttggtaatcttgggcatgatattttatcaaatcacctgagttttcagtggcatatatgcctagagaccgttcaggcttgttcgcatttgtgttcctcacgtgtgcccaaagaatgaggtgatttgataaaataacatgcccaagactaccaaccgagtgctggcgggaggatagaaatagcctcggctaccagccTCATTTGTCCAgttgtgttggtcgagtggttaatatataaatggaaatgttcgtttgtgcttaaccgctaatctccgaaagttcttcaccgattgccttgaatttttcacacaatgttccattcgcatctgagcaggtttttatatacgtactatatagatgtcacatttgtgacggtaaaaaaaaaaaatctgaaaaactgtgtttttcatgtgaggaaaaccTTCGaagcctctttaccgattgctttgaaattttgacacaacgttgcatgctaataggtgcatctttttatatatctactatatacatgcctcacctgtgacaggaaaaaatcaTGCTTTTGTTGAGAAACAgttccatctgttggacgtaagagcaacacacgctgtaatctccgaaagttcttcaccgattgctttgaaatttttacacaacgttgcattcgaataggcacgtctttttatatacctattatatagatgACACCTCTGTGACAAGTATAAACATGCGTttctgaaaaacagcgccatctgttgcacataatagcaacatgcacactacactaaatatgtaacgaattccatttcaatgttttcgattgcaatgataaattttatttatatagatttcgaattattttacatattgaattattttgtgtgacattgtgttggaactgagctgtgttgtttaccttaccattcatttcgtaagtataagtatagatgccacacctgtgacaggtaaaactgtttttcttgaaaaaaacagcgccatctgttgcatgtaagagcaacacacatggtatactaaatatgtaacaattccatttcactgtttctgattgcattgataaattgaattttcatagattttaattTACTTTCATTTGTAActaattattttgtatgaattgcactggaattgagctgttttgtttatcataccgctcatttcgtgagtatagtttattttttttatttttttcatattttcctttcattttttaacagtttttcttatatttcagtgagggAACGTCagttcacttgatgttcccaattatttgataggaacatcagaccatttgggaaggcatcggaccagggagtggggaatggtgaggatgaCGAAGGGATGGAAGTGAGATATAGTGGGCAGGACGAGggtacaagggagggggtaatggtggggaaggacgagggggacgggggagtttgggatggtgggaacgAGGGGATGGGTCCATAACCTGTAAGCACTCATCGCATCAACCAATGCATATACCGTaacctttacacacacacatatatatatatatatatatatatatatatatatatatatatatatatatatatatatatatatatatatatatatataaatatatatatatatatatatatatatatatatatatatatatatatatatatatatatatatatataatgtgtgtgtgtgtatatatttgctcttgttgacttcttgatgtgtagtgcctcgcagatgtcaaaccACATGCTATTGACATCTGCATtccctacacatcaagaagtaaacaccagcaatcaacagctaattaatgcacaactatattctacccacctcaagactccgtaccaatatagaagcatcaagaggaaatatgggccaataggccctttgcagttacttccattcttccctttcatttatccaatttattcccattgcaccgtgttctgtcttgtgttgaaagtttgttcacctcatccaaaactgttgtaacatatcacctcacccaaatgcgagtatataagacaaaagctgtttaaatgttagcatagtaaaactctgtttagtgtttgcaggttatagttgtgtgtgtgtaaactaaagtctttgaaaatgtaataagttattacgaaacgcgttcaagtgtcgcatcagactagaaataaaaataaattttggagaactgatttttcaattaccatcgacagtaaaaagaagcataagaaatattgagaaaatttgtgttagaattattaattttactttttcggtcatatttaacaacatatgtttacaagaaagactgctaccaaaatatactagtatatatatatttaaaggttACGAGATACACATTGGTTGATACAATGAGTGTTTAAAGGTTATGAATCTCTTGATGctgctccgcttccggacaggaaccaaggatgcagcaggcgttttCCCTCTGGACCGCCAcacaggcgctgaaacaaaaaaaacttgcagcacttgggTCTCTGGTGGCGTCAGTTAACCCGGAGATCAATTCCTTGAAAAATCCCAAGGGACACTTACCCCAGTTGGGTCCATGCGTctgagacgctatgggaacaaaggtgtattgaccttccaatcgCTGTATTCGGCTGATTTTGCCATTTCCTTGTGGTTGGCCAGCGCCTCCTGCTTGATCAGCACTGAAGTGTAcacaggtgtcagccagggtggatacacatgtgtagtcccacatcaACTGTTTGCCCCTTTTCCAAGGGTATATAATGATGTCATCAGCGCGAAGTGCGGGGTCATCCGGATTTTGGTCCCCTAGGATgtgaggttctctctctgctgggcactgagctgagaagaggctcctcttgattatgtcattgacctcgttttgtcttgcatgccagccctttgtgctaccGCAATGGAACTCATTCAGTCCATATTgtgctgcttccaccctgttgcaaatacacttgtatgcagtgtgaattggggcaccaaggcggagggccactgctacacgaaggggttCTGGATCTAAACGCGTGCCCATTGCCGATGTGGGTGCTGACAGGAGGAAGCCTCCCGCATGGG
The DNA window shown above is from Procambarus clarkii isolate CNS0578487 chromosome 6, FALCON_Pclarkii_2.0, whole genome shotgun sequence and carries:
- the LOC138355461 gene encoding antifreeze protein Maxi-like encodes the protein MEAEVAVAAVAAMEEVAAVAAMEAVAAAAMEAVAAAAMEAVAVAAMEVMAAAVILVVLLPAASIFAVMEAVVAAMEVAATEVAVVAAKEVAATEVAVVAAKEVAAMEAVVVVVAEAMAPVLHPVL